The following nucleotide sequence is from uncultured Roseateles sp..
CCAGATCTCGGCCTTGGCGCGGGTCGGTGCCCCCTTGTCCGTACCTTCACCAAAGCCGGCCCAGGGCAGCTTGGAGAGCGTGGCGACGATGTCGGCGTTCTCGGCCGCGGCCTTGGCGTCGAACGGCGCACGGCCGCTGGCCATGGCGGCGATGCGGCCGAAATGGGTGGCCATCACGGTGAGGGCGCTCTGGCGGTACTTGATCGCGTCTTCGGGTTTCTGGAATTGTGCGGCCGCGGGCAGGGCGACGCAAAGGCCACAGGTCAAAGCAAGCAGAACTCTCTTCATGCGGGGTCTCCGGTGACGTGACGGGTGGGGTCAGGGCTCGCGGCCGACGGCCGCGCCGTGGCAGTGTACGCAGACTGGCTGAAATTTGCAGGGGCTGGACGCAGGGCGCGGTTTTGCGCCATCCTTGGCGCCTGTCGCAATCTTGTCAGGAACACCTATGCCCGCAATGCCCGAAGCCAGCAGTCGCCCGGTTCGCGTCTGGGACCTGCCCACGCGGTTGTTCCACTGGAGCCTGGCGCTGTGCGTGGTCGGCTCGGTTGTCAGCGCCAAGATCGGCGGCAATCTGATGGACTGGCATATGCGGCTGGGCTATGCGGCCTTCACGCTGCTGCTGTTCCGTATCCTGTGGGGGCTGGTCGGTGGCCGCTGGTCGCGCTTTGCCAGCTTCATCTACAGCCCGCAGGCTTTGCTGCGCTATCTGCGTGGCAAGCCCTTGCCGGGTGACCACTTCGAGGTGGGCCACAGCCCGCTGGGGGCGTTGGCGGTGTTCGGTCTGCTGGCGATTCTTGCCGCGCAGGTGGGCACCGGCCTGTTTGCCGATGACGAGATTGCCACCACCGGGCCCTTGATACGCTTTGTCAGCGGGGCGACCAGCAGCCTGCTGACCGGCTATCACAAGCACTGGGGCCAGTGGCTGATCTATGCCTTGGTGGCCCTGCACCTGCTGGCCATCCTGTTCTATGTGCGCAAGCGCGGCAAGACCCTGGTGCGGCCCATGCTTGTGGGCGACAAGCTGCTGGCCGCCGAGGTGCCCGCCAGCCGCGATGGCACGGGCCCGCGCCTGCTGGCCCTGGCGTTGCTGCTGGCCTGCGCCGGCTTCGTGGCCTGGTTGATAGCCCTGGGTGCCCAGCCGGGTGTGTGAGTGGAGCCTTGCCCTAAACTGCAGGTCGGCCC
It contains:
- a CDS encoding cytochrome c — encoded protein: MKRVLLALTCGLCVALPAAAQFQKPEDAIKYRQSALTVMATHFGRIAAMASGRAPFDAKAAAENADIVATLSKLPWAGFGEGTDKGAPTRAKAEIWKESAKFKENSDKMIAEVAKLETAAKGGNLDQIKAAVGEVGKSCKACHDNYRAEKYSAN
- a CDS encoding cytochrome b/b6 domain-containing protein; translation: MPAMPEASSRPVRVWDLPTRLFHWSLALCVVGSVVSAKIGGNLMDWHMRLGYAAFTLLLFRILWGLVGGRWSRFASFIYSPQALLRYLRGKPLPGDHFEVGHSPLGALAVFGLLAILAAQVGTGLFADDEIATTGPLIRFVSGATSSLLTGYHKHWGQWLIYALVALHLLAILFYVRKRGKTLVRPMLVGDKLLAAEVPASRDGTGPRLLALALLLACAGFVAWLIALGAQPGV